The proteins below are encoded in one region of Leptospira montravelensis:
- a CDS encoding LamG-like jellyroll fold domain-containing protein: MVQNSEPGKKNFLKPKENTPKHGELFFDFEGEGSEPQITESGIPYKSKSISVVSSSYLTDDQSYFFGKRSAYFSGRRNQIHLSVSGNSLFGTHPDPFTISIPIRLGEQGAGSVIIDRTVFVKGKKYGISLELNESKPTLYVNNLLQKSDGRTTSFILESPVKLKRKTWEVISIYFDTLGHKYTMYQNGIETAEYENNQADTIGFGFPENDSTPLVLGKSFYGNLDGFHIHKGEPEIEYTKFEKVRYDDETKIGFMEGNTAISPVLETKYSNSSLTRVHWNVEQPKDTMLELYFRGSNQKFVDSNIQLPWTRIRSLESDLPKNKFKYYQWKLWFRPDPMGNSVPKVLALSFEYTEQTPPDVPTRFRLESNSEPGKQLCFLWNSNHEKEVQNGGGYLIHYGLLPNRMLGSVFVKKDKNGNLAKIDGNEDESGFQKKRFCISEETLVNNIYIPEGELNSDEFRPLADQVDVSRKEKRGLLFQPGLTYYFRISSYNRYLNEWDSKDQRSPLSPAISFSFPKEVSN; the protein is encoded by the coding sequence GTGGTTCAAAATTCAGAGCCAGGCAAAAAAAACTTTCTTAAACCTAAAGAAAATACACCCAAACACGGCGAACTTTTTTTTGATTTTGAAGGAGAGGGTTCCGAACCACAAATCACAGAATCCGGAATTCCTTATAAATCCAAATCGATATCTGTCGTTTCTTCTTCTTATTTAACGGATGACCAATCCTATTTTTTTGGAAAACGTTCTGCCTATTTTTCAGGTCGCAGAAACCAAATCCATCTTTCCGTTTCGGGAAATTCTCTTTTTGGAACCCACCCTGATCCTTTTACCATTTCCATACCCATTCGATTGGGAGAACAAGGAGCAGGTTCAGTGATAATAGATAGAACCGTATTTGTGAAAGGGAAAAAATATGGCATCTCACTAGAGTTAAACGAAAGTAAACCAACTCTCTATGTAAATAACCTTCTCCAAAAATCAGATGGAAGGACAACCAGTTTCATTTTAGAATCACCAGTGAAACTCAAACGAAAAACCTGGGAAGTCATCTCCATTTATTTTGATACACTGGGTCATAAATACACAATGTATCAAAACGGAATCGAAACGGCTGAATATGAAAATAATCAGGCTGATACTATAGGATTTGGATTTCCTGAAAATGATTCGACTCCCCTAGTTCTCGGGAAATCGTTTTATGGTAACTTGGATGGGTTTCATATCCATAAAGGGGAACCTGAAATTGAATATACAAAGTTTGAAAAAGTTCGTTACGATGATGAAACCAAAATTGGTTTTATGGAAGGAAATACGGCGATTTCCCCCGTTTTAGAGACCAAATATAGCAACTCAAGTTTAACGCGCGTTCACTGGAATGTAGAACAACCAAAAGATACAATGTTAGAACTATACTTTCGAGGATCTAACCAAAAGTTTGTGGATTCCAACATTCAACTTCCGTGGACAAGAATCAGATCATTAGAGAGTGACCTTCCCAAAAACAAATTTAAATACTACCAATGGAAATTATGGTTTCGTCCAGACCCAATGGGTAATTCAGTTCCCAAAGTATTAGCCTTATCCTTTGAGTATACAGAACAAACACCGCCGGATGTTCCTACAAGGTTCCGATTGGAATCAAATTCAGAACCTGGAAAACAACTTTGTTTTTTATGGAACTCTAACCACGAAAAGGAAGTCCAAAATGGTGGTGGGTATCTGATTCATTATGGCCTACTGCCCAATCGAATGTTAGGTTCGGTTTTTGTTAAAAAAGATAAAAATGGAAACTTAGCTAAAATTGATGGGAATGAAGACGAAAGTGGATTCCAAAAGAAAAGATTTTGCATTTCGGAAGAAACTTTGGTAAATAATATTTATATTCCAGAAGGGGAACTGAATTCCGATGAATTTAGACCACTTGCTGACCAAGTGGATGTTTCCAGAAAAGAAAAACGAGGACTTTTATTCCAGCCGGGTTTAACTTATTATTTTAGAATCTCATCATACAATCGTTATTTAAATGAATGGGATTCGAAAGACCAAAGAAGTCCACTTTCCCCTGCCATTTCATTTAGTTTCCCAAAAGAAGTTTCGAACTGA
- a CDS encoding CopG family transcriptional regulator: MAKIDKRFQILLSEEEQILLKNEAKRRGVSQGELVRMALKNEIIQKSELLKRQAVVALVELFD, from the coding sequence ATGGCAAAAATAGATAAACGATTTCAAATTCTGCTTTCGGAAGAGGAACAGATTTTATTAAAAAATGAAGCAAAAAGGAGGGGCGTTTCGCAAGGAGAGTTAGTTCGTATGGCTCTTAAAAATGAAATTATACAAAAGTCGGAACTTCTGAAAAGACAAGCAGTTGTTGCTCTAGTGGAGTTATTCGATTGA
- a CDS encoding tetratricopeptide repeat protein, which produces MNRIIVSLAGFLFIVAGLSTAYYQTNISVKEDQSQAIFEKIAEGEEYLKQSNPQSKEKAITIFSELAGKRGIEKYEFQIKYNQARALEKNSDYYPALDIYKELKKNPNVKPDEKERLSYSLGNLLLKIGNESEGKVHLESVLQSSSDNKLRSKSFLSLADHYYRIGNFETARKNYTLALQEDPNNTESRIGWGRSLRKLGKDWASYDVFDEYIETADQLAGADEKVVGEYKDSVLKDAKDNYTKKQYSKAIELFQKVISVNPTPKKEEEALYFIALSFDAMGKQTESLTYINKVLNNSDYSLDQAALYKKGTIYFRQGKFEKAAGIFQTIVDKYPKNQITDKAIAWKKESLDQFTDHNDLDGSDVSSDSKPGSVSTKPDSGNDLEF; this is translated from the coding sequence ATTGTATCGTTAGCGGGTTTTTTGTTTATTGTGGCAGGGCTTTCCACTGCCTATTACCAAACAAATATTTCTGTAAAAGAAGATCAGTCTCAAGCAATTTTTGAAAAAATTGCAGAAGGGGAAGAGTATTTAAAACAATCGAACCCACAAAGTAAGGAAAAGGCAATCACTATCTTTTCTGAGTTAGCTGGTAAGCGTGGAATAGAAAAATATGAATTCCAAATTAAATACAACCAGGCAAGAGCTTTAGAAAAAAACTCTGATTATTATCCAGCACTTGATATTTATAAAGAGTTAAAAAAGAATCCAAATGTAAAACCCGATGAAAAAGAACGTTTGAGTTACTCTCTTGGAAATCTACTTTTAAAAATTGGAAACGAGTCGGAAGGAAAAGTCCATTTAGAATCGGTCCTGCAATCAAGTTCAGATAATAAACTAAGGTCAAAATCCTTTCTTTCTCTTGCTGACCACTATTACAGAATTGGAAATTTTGAAACTGCTCGTAAAAATTATACTCTTGCCTTACAAGAAGATCCTAACAATACAGAATCAAGAATTGGATGGGGTAGGTCTTTACGTAAACTTGGAAAAGACTGGGCTTCCTATGATGTATTTGATGAATATATTGAAACCGCTGATCAGTTAGCTGGTGCTGATGAAAAAGTTGTAGGTGAGTATAAGGATTCTGTTTTAAAAGATGCAAAAGATAATTATACAAAAAAACAATACTCAAAGGCTATTGAGTTATTTCAAAAAGTCATCAGCGTCAATCCTACTCCGAAAAAAGAAGAAGAAGCTTTGTATTTCATTGCATTGTCTTTTGATGCAATGGGAAAACAAACCGAATCACTCACTTATATAAATAAAGTTTTGAATAACAGTGATTATTCGCTCGATCAAGCAGCTTTGTATAAAAAAGGAACTATTTATTTCAGACAAGGTAAGTTTGAAAAAGCAGCAGGTATCTTTCAAACGATTGTAGACAAATACCCTAAAAACCAGATTACCGACAAGGCGATTGCATGGAAAAAAGAATCACTCGATCAGTTTACCGACCACAATGATCTAGATGGTTCTGATGTATCGTCTGATTCCAAACCAGGTTCGGTTTCCACAAAACCTGACTCTGGAAATGATTTGGAGTTTTAG
- a CDS encoding metalloenzyme, whose product MIFYVFLDGVGIADYDPKSNPFSRFAKGFLAPVGGIPKSDADLPVSPSQLHYIKTDAHMGVTGLPQSATGQTALWTGIPGPKVLDRHVSGFPTITLRKIIAKYSLIKVLNEQGHLSDFLNCFSPPYLKHVEEKPKLVSASTLVQLASGRPLKNFDDLSNGRGLYMDITHEIMGTLGIDMLKPGDPLLERRDPYKLGKECFHKFSHYKLALYEYFLTDKVGHAMDWEKAEHIIKNLEGFFRGLLEGIDPKKDLLIVSSDHGNMEDLSQKNHTENPAATILYGKDADRFAENIHSLADIVPEIYKTFGMEEALQNTKSNEFLK is encoded by the coding sequence ATGATTTTTTATGTATTTTTGGACGGAGTGGGCATCGCCGATTACGATCCCAAATCCAATCCATTTAGTCGGTTTGCCAAAGGTTTTTTAGCACCCGTTGGTGGGATTCCTAAGTCGGACGCTGACTTACCGGTTTCACCTTCGCAATTGCACTATATCAAAACAGATGCCCATATGGGAGTCACAGGCCTTCCTCAGTCTGCCACCGGCCAAACGGCACTTTGGACAGGGATTCCTGGACCTAAGGTGCTCGACCGCCATGTCAGTGGGTTTCCCACCATTACACTACGCAAAATCATAGCCAAATATTCCCTGATCAAAGTCCTAAATGAACAGGGACACCTAAGTGATTTTTTAAATTGTTTTTCGCCTCCCTACCTCAAACACGTGGAGGAAAAACCAAAACTAGTATCAGCTTCCACCTTAGTCCAGTTAGCTAGTGGACGCCCATTAAAAAACTTCGATGACCTTAGTAATGGCAGAGGTCTTTATATGGATATAACACATGAAATTATGGGAACTCTCGGCATTGATATGTTAAAACCGGGAGATCCACTTCTGGAAAGAAGAGATCCCTATAAATTAGGAAAGGAATGTTTCCATAAGTTTTCGCATTACAAGTTGGCTTTGTATGAGTATTTTCTCACCGACAAAGTGGGACATGCAATGGATTGGGAAAAGGCAGAACATATCATTAAAAACTTAGAAGGTTTTTTCCGAGGACTTTTGGAAGGAATCGATCCAAAAAAAGATTTACTGATTGTCTCCAGTGATCATGGAAACATGGAAGATTTAAGTCAAAAAAACCATACGGAAAACCCGGCGGCCACCATCCTCTATGGTAAGGATGCTGACCGCTTCGCTGAAAATATACATTCGCTTGCAGACATTGTTCCAGAAATTTATAAAACTTTTGGAATGGAGGAAGCCCTCCAGAATACAAAATCGAATGAATTTCTAAAGTAG
- the rpiB gene encoding ribose 5-phosphate isomerase B, producing MKEKIGIASDHGGFALKEFLRKSLEETYEIVDYGTKSEESVDYPTIIGDACRKVLSGEVPRLIALCGTGIGASIVANRFKGIRAALCHDEFTAEMSKRHNNANVLVLGGRVLGTDLAQRIVKKWIETEFEGGRHQKRLGLIEEQS from the coding sequence ATGAAAGAAAAAATTGGAATTGCTTCTGACCACGGAGGATTTGCTCTCAAAGAATTCCTCAGGAAAAGTCTCGAGGAAACTTACGAAATTGTCGATTACGGTACTAAGAGCGAAGAGTCCGTCGACTACCCCACTATCATCGGAGATGCCTGCCGAAAGGTTCTTTCTGGTGAAGTTCCAAGACTTATCGCCCTATGCGGAACAGGCATTGGAGCCTCCATTGTCGCCAACCGTTTCAAAGGCATTCGAGCGGCCCTTTGCCATGATGAGTTTACGGCGGAAATGTCCAAACGCCATAACAACGCCAATGTTTTGGTTTTAGGGGGAAGGGTTCTCGGAACAGATTTAGCACAGAGAATCGTAAAAAAATGGATAGAAACAGAATTCGAAGGTGGAAGGCACCAAAAACGATTGGGACTCATCGAAGAACAATCGTAG
- the serC gene encoding 3-phosphoserine/phosphohydroxythreonine transaminase: MPTFTHRVFNFNAGPAMLPTEVMEEAQSEFLNYKGTGMSVMEMSHRGTVFQNILDESLSDLRELLNLPSRYAVVYFPGGATLQFSAIPFNYLKAGDSADFALTGVWAKKAFEEAKKFYPNVKSIFNGADSKYMELPAINDEVVNDGAKYVYITSNNTIYGTRYKTFPKLQKTPLFADMTSELLSRKLPIEDFSVIFAGAQKNIGPSGLTLVIYDKEKLPSMDHPIPNLMNFALMEKNGSLYNTPPTYSIYIAGLVFKYLKRKGGLAAMEATNERKAKKLYDAIDASKLFYAPVPEEFRSVMNVVFRSHNDSLDSQFLSLAEEQGFAGLKGYREVGGFRASIYNAMPEEGVDALISFIKEFERTNG, from the coding sequence ATGCCTACATTTACGCACAGAGTCTTCAATTTTAATGCCGGCCCTGCCATGTTGCCCACAGAAGTCATGGAGGAAGCACAAAGTGAGTTCCTAAATTACAAGGGAACTGGTATGTCCGTTATGGAAATGAGCCACAGGGGAACGGTTTTCCAAAATATTTTGGACGAATCACTCAGTGACCTAAGGGAATTACTCAACCTACCTTCCCGTTATGCGGTGGTCTATTTCCCAGGTGGAGCCACTTTACAATTTTCTGCCATTCCCTTTAATTATTTAAAAGCGGGAGACTCTGCTGATTTTGCACTCACCGGAGTTTGGGCCAAAAAAGCCTTTGAAGAAGCAAAGAAATTTTACCCGAATGTAAAATCCATTTTTAACGGGGCAGATTCTAAGTATATGGAACTTCCCGCCATCAACGATGAAGTCGTAAATGATGGGGCAAAATATGTTTATATCACTTCCAACAATACCATTTATGGAACTCGTTATAAAACTTTTCCTAAGTTACAAAAGACTCCTCTTTTTGCGGACATGACAAGTGAACTTCTTAGTCGTAAACTTCCCATTGAAGATTTTTCTGTCATCTTTGCGGGAGCACAAAAAAACATTGGGCCGTCTGGACTCACACTTGTCATTTACGACAAAGAAAAATTGCCAAGTATGGATCATCCCATACCCAACCTAATGAACTTTGCACTGATGGAAAAAAATGGATCTTTGTACAACACACCTCCTACTTATTCCATCTACATTGCAGGACTCGTGTTTAAATACTTAAAACGGAAGGGTGGCCTTGCGGCAATGGAAGCCACAAACGAAAGGAAAGCTAAAAAATTGTATGATGCCATTGATGCCTCCAAACTTTTTTATGCACCGGTTCCAGAAGAGTTTCGATCTGTTATGAATGTGGTTTTTAGAAGCCATAACGATAGTTTAGATTCTCAATTTTTATCCCTTGCCGAAGAACAAGGGTTTGCTGGACTCAAAGGATACCGCGAAGTGGGTGGATTCCGTGCCAGTATTTACAATGCGATGCCGGAAGAAGGTGTAGATGCACTGATTTCCTTTATTAAAGAATTTGAAAGAACAAATGGGTAG